A single window of Anopheles moucheti chromosome 2, idAnoMoucSN_F20_07, whole genome shotgun sequence DNA harbors:
- the LOC128310013 gene encoding GATA zinc finger domain-containing protein 14 isoform X2, translating to MYCLCRSSKTITVRIVLLDETDFLHELQDDLPGQALLDVVFARLNLIETAYFGIRYIDQDNQTHWLDPGARLSRQLKAGKVPYDLYFGVKFYACDPCKLVEEITRYQLYLQVKQDILQGRLPVSFELAAELGAYVIQAELGNYDPRKHPPGYVSEFRLLNNQTKEIESRIHELHIQLEGMSPSQAEFNYLDKVKWHDMYGVDLHPVLGEDSVEYFLGLTPGGIVVLRNKTTVAHYYWPRIAKVYYKGRYFMLRVCDKNNEVSTYGFETPKKSACKHLWKCCVEHHSFFRLVRVAPMQATGTLASKYSARSERQSMKDLSTQQRVPPAFTRTPSRRQPRRVINEPPPEDKMFDAPKYIQQEIKSVSIPQPAQSIPAALNGSGSKAQGPAPPDSPRSTRSAPWMRSQQRGLFGINSSPKSVRSASTRMSAPANNSRMRSSSVESHSSNESRSGRRRRHRSRRVSDNESEMSRGSGRSGRSHNSHRKHRRHRSKNRRNRSDTESRDRSYSGHRRSTDSIELVDSGEQWLEVQRKQHSDAVPKAAVIKSSQVMKGSHPDSGIIQHHHRSRRHRKHRSPSEKIWSSELTKHLQFDLVDTTGMTEDQLREIPYTVVETNHAAKKPNTLKVHKTSHQSSTSLSHHHHHHQPHQASNNRIDRIRDPYSKGVDGSLVENGINGGSIRSASTISSSRDYDRNSGLIRMMSSMSMGDFISPTGSSLSPLDSSGLRVSHEHTDSGLGADQDYAYSSERSSDSAKYGTNKSSGASVTSGHTKSSSSNTMKPHHHTVSSRKPPLCPGRTGLLQTNQPSAITQQPQSQQQPPSQQQQTHLQSKFSSVPGVHSANGSNSRLINTNNTHYQNNHYTFSLTRNPHQNHHLQHHQQQQPQQHHQYRHNFTNNIGGRVHPVGGVGSIGSGLSTSTYLDTVATLSSSAAPYHYYFDGAGFRSNVGPSGAGIHALGGLGPGTGGTRGTKSDIGVPIRPKRHYQHHHQQQQQQQQAHQYNITSVHNFSRSSIVTGTDRKQRNPMAQSPSFNKSIDYLENYKTGVERLNQGSSSLNNNNPESFTGLLGMGVTGSQNVLNNNNNTQPMSNGPWEVINGTKGDGGDHVGPLICFDTNRNQDGARSNLEQTVTKPSEGSNATRTVGPISGENGNVQTEVGTSSPTGQQPANSGGPGAQGRRNSPTKASTESVQLTKPRSQVGSSPARFGLGKNSNHRSSSLELILTPIIQSRRAQ from the exons GACGATTTACCCGGCCAAGCCCTGCTGGATGTGGTTTTTGCGCGCCTCAACCTGATAGAGACTGCCTACTTTGGGATCCGGTACATCGATCAGGACAATCAGACG CATTGGTTGGATCCGGGTGCCAGACTTTCGCGCCAGTTGAAAGCTGGCAAAGTGCCGTACGATCTGTACTTCGGTGTAAAGTTCTACGCCTGCGATCCCTGCAAGCTTGTCGAAGAAATTACGAG GTATCAGCTGTATTTGCAGGTGAAGCAGGACATTCTGCAAGGACGGTTGCCCGTTTCGTTTGAGCTTGCCGCCGAACTGGGAGCGTATGTCATACAGG CCGAGCTCGGTAACTATGATCCGCGTAAACATCCGCCCGGATACGTGTCCGAGTTCCGGTTGCTCAACAACCAAACGAAGGAAATCGAAAGCCGTATCCATGAGCTGCACATCCAGCTGGAAGGAATGTCTCCGTCGCAGGCCGAGTTTAACTATCTGGACAAAGTCAAATGGCATGACATGTACGGTGTGGATCTGCATCCGGTTCTG GGTGAAGACAGTGTGGAATATTTTCTCGGCCTAACGCCGGGTGGAATTGTGGTGCTGCGTAATAAAACAACCGTCGCACACTACTACTGGCCTCGGATAGCGAAGGTCTACTACAAAGGACGATACTTTATGCTTCGCGTCTGTGATAAAAAC AATGAAGTTAGTACTTACGGTTTCGAGACACCAAAAAAGAGCGCCTGCAAGCATCTGTGGAAATGTTGCGTCGAGCATCATTCGTTCTTCCGCCTGGTGCGGGTAGCGCCGATGCAGGCCACCGGTACCCTTGCCAGCAAGTACAG TGCCCGTTCGGAGCGTCAATCGATGAAGGACCTCTCGACGCAACAGCGTGTTCCACCCGCGTTCACCAGGACACCGTCCCGCCGACAGCCGCGACGCGTGATAAACGAACCACCGCCCGAGGACAAGATGTTCGATGCACCGAAATACATTCAGCAGGAAATCAAATCCGTTTCAATACCTCAACCGGCACAGTC CATACCGGCTGCATTGAATGGTAGCGGTAGTAAAGCGCAGGGCCCTGCCCCACCAGACTCCCCGCGAAGTACCCGCAGTGCGCCCTGGATGCGGTCGCAGCAGCGTGGTTTGTTCGGGATTAACTCGAGCCCGAAGTCGGTACGGTCCGCATCGACGCGTATGAGTGCACCGGCCAATAATAGCCGAATGCGATCCAGCTCCGTTGAGAGCCATTCGTCGAACGAATCGCGGTCGGGGCGTCGACGCCGGCACAGGAGTCGCCGGGTGTCGGACAACGAGAGTGAAATGAGCCGCGGTTCGGGACGCTCGGGACGTTCGCATAACTCGCACCGCAAGCATCGGCGCCATCGTTCGAAGAATCGACGCAACCGTTCGGACACGGAGAGCCGTGATCGTAGCTACTCCGGGCACCGGCGATCGACGGACTCGATCGAGCTGGTCGATTCCGGTGAGCAGTGGCTGGAGGTACAGCGCAAACAGCACTCCGATGCGGTACCGAAGGCGGCCGTCATCAAGAGCAGCCAGGTGATGAAGGGTTCGCATCCCGATTCTGGCATTATACAGCACCATCATCGCAGCCGGCGACATCGCAAACACCGTTCGCCGTCGGAAAAGATCTGGTCCAGCGAGTTGACGAAGCATCTGCAGTTCGATCTGGTCGATACGACCGGGATGACGGAGGATCAGCTGCGCGAGATACCGTACACGGTCGTGGAGACGAATCATGCCGCCAAAAAACCGAACACACTGAAGGTGCACAAGACTAGTCATCAATCGTCGACCTCGTTAtcgcaccatcatcaccatcaccaaccGCACCAGGCGAGCAACAATCGTATCGATCGGATACGGGACCCATACTCCAAGGGTGTCGACGGCAGTTTGGTGGAGAATGGCATCAACGGCGGTTCGATACGATCGGCTAGTACGATCAGTTCGTCAAGGGACTACGACCGTAACTCGGGGCTTATAAG AATGATGTCTAGCATGAGTATGGGAGACTTCATTTCGCCCACTGGATCGAGTCTTAGTCCGTTGGACAGTTCAGGGTTGCGTGTGTCCCACGAACACACTGATTCCGGTCTTGGGGCCGATCAAGACTATGCGTACTCATCGGAAAG ATCCAGTGACAGTGCCAAGTACGGTACGAACAAATCTTCCGGAGCATCCGTGACGTCGGGCCACACGAAGTCCTCCTCGTCCAACACGATGAAGCCGCACCATCACACAGTGAGTAGTAGGAAACCTCCGCTCTGTCCGGGTCGTACCGGGCTCTtgcaaaccaaccaaccgtcAGCTATAACTCAACAACCACAGTCACAGCAACAACCACCatcacagcaacagcaaacacatCTTCAGAGCAAATTTTCCTCGGTACCTGGTGTACATAGTGCCAACGGCAGTAACAGTCGCTTGATTAATACTAACAACACACACTATCAAAACAATCACTACACCTTCAGTCTAACCCGAAACCCTCACCAGAACCATCACcttcagcatcatcagcagcaacaaccgcaACAGCATCATCAGTATCGGCACAATTTTACTAACAATATTGGTGGCCGCGTTCATCCGGTCGGTGGTGTCGGTAGTATTGGCAGTGGGTTAAGCACTAGCACATACCTGGACACGGTGGCAACGCTGTCGTCATCCGCCGCGCCCTACCACTACTACTTCGATGGGGCCGGTTTCCGGTCGAACGTTGGCCCGTCCGGTGCCGGTATCCATGCGCTGGGTGGGTTGGGCCCGGGCACTGGCGGTACCCGCGGCACTAAGTCCGACATCGGTGTACCGATACGCCCGAAGCGGCACTATcaacaccaccatcagcagcagcagcagcagcaacaggcacACCAGTACAACATCACCAGTGTGCACAATTTTAGCCGCTCATCCATTGTCACCGGCACAGACCGGAAGCAGCGGAACCCGATGGCACAGTCGCCATCATTCAACAAGTCAATCGACTATCTGGAAAACTATAAGACTGGTGTGGAAAGACTTAACCAGGGCAGCAGTAgcttaaacaataacaatccgGAAAGTTTCACCGGGCTGCTCGGTATGGGTGTTACCGGCAGTCAGAATGTactgaacaacaacaacaacacccaaCCGATGAGCAATGGACCGTGGGAGGTGATCAACGGTACCAAGGGTGATGGGGGCGATCATGTTGGTCCGCTGATTTGTTTCGATACGAACCGAAATCAGGATGGGGCACGGTCGAACCTGGAACAAACCGTAACCAAACCGAGTGAGGGCAGT aATGCCACCCGTACTGTTGGTCCGATCAGTGGCGAAAATGGAAACGTGCAAACCGAGGTGGGTACCAGCTCACCCACCGGCCAACAGCCGGCCAACAGTGGGGGTCCGGGTGCACAGGGTAGGCGTAACAGTCCGACCAAAGCCAGCACCGAATCGGTGCAGTTGACCAAGCCCAGGTCCCAGGTCGGGTCCAGCCCGGCACGGTTCGGTCTCGGTAAGAACAGCAACCATCGTTCGTCCAGCTTAGAACTGATACTAACACCTATAATACAGAGCCGACG GGCCCAGTAA